A part of Botrytis cinerea B05.10 chromosome 2, complete sequence genomic DNA contains:
- the Bchpc2 gene encoding Bchpc2: MSNSHHVRGVSPQMGSNNSNSDLSSPPRSSPEIDDIQLRNDSNSITVNQSNGVGSTSEKPTRKKAVRKPRLKAGDASSATNTDAPKPKRVRKPRDPNAPPSARSRKPKATPSENANGGESSRQTKITEAPGMHLSDVSFSAPATPPVQNAMITASGQSEAIPKSFFNSAPPQPNPQVPPPQQVQQQVQQQVQQQAQQQISQPQSQVAIQQPQPQSAVRTSGQNYDPIRSNYDPVRETLVSHHSYNNSQGSPIPPQVPNRASASPSIASLVDPPNQPLTSPSAHSFLMHQQRQQDGHTSLPASPIVNRLGLSAMSETNSPRPFAPTPTLTSQPMPAPTPPTAPIVLVQKEPQVSNGNSNKKAVTNGVSGTSTPKPPTKGKEKEKEKDILLTPPPLPGSGLMGLGGNDGTETRAPTIVLDIPLNGDVNIYVNFARTAEEKYGWDALHPRLAAQRDRLARVAAAGAALERNGSNKESGDEMSLDSEGEGSNVEMGGMSDGRVGTDSGTRKAKAAPKRKTKEDEYDKDDGFVDDSEMIWEEQAAAVNDGFFVYSGPLVREGEKPTLERGEGPAKKPRVRKPKAATGEKTTTSRVSTGGKAAATSSGAGSRGGNTAARKARITKADRARMEQEKIEREQMGSMAGMPGGYNTIQLAPSLGGTPMVFNQ; this comes from the exons ATGTCAAATTCTCATCACGTTCGCGGGGTTTCGCCACAGATGGGTTCCAACAACAGCAATTCCGATTTATCATCCCCACCAAGATCCAGTCCCGAGATAGATGACATACAACTTCGTAATGATTCAAATAGCATCACCGTCAACCAATCTAATGGCGTCGGTTCAACGTCAGAAAAGCCAACCCGGAAGAAGGCCGTGAGGAAACCTAGACTAAAGGCCGGTGATGCTAGTTCGGCCACCAATACCGACGCTCCAAAACCTAAAAGAGTACGCAAACCAAGAGACCCTAATGCTCCTCCTTCTGCACGATCACGAAAGCCAAAGGCGACACCTTCCGAAAATGCCAATGGCGGGGAATCATCACGACAAACAAAGATTACTGAGGCTCCGGGAATGCATTTGAGTGATGTTAGTTTCAGCGCCCCTGCAACCCCACCAGTACAGAACGCTATGATTACCGCTTCGGGTCAAAGTGAGGCTATtcccaaatctttctttAATTCCGCCCCACCTCAACCAAATCCTCAAGTTCCTCCGCCACAACAGGTACAGCAACAAGTACAGCAACAAGTACAGCAACAAGCACAGCAACAAATCAGTCAACCCCAGTCACAGGTGGCAATACAACAGCCACAACCACAGAGTGCTGTCCGTACGAGTGGTCAAAATTATGATCCGATTAGATCTAATTATGATCCTGTTCGAGAAACCCTCGTCAGTCACCACTCGTACAATAATTCTCAAGGTTCTCCCATTCCACCCCAAGTCCCCAATCGCGCAAGTGCATCGCCTTCCATCGCCAGTCTTGTCGACCCTCCTAATCAGCCATTGACCTCGCCGTCGGCTCACTCGTTTTTAATGCATCAACAACGTCAACAAGACGGACATACTTCCTTACCTGCCTCCCCAATTGTTAACAGGTTAGGCTTATCAGCAATGTCTGAGACAAATAGTCCGCGGCCCTTTGCACCTACCCCAACATTAACCTCACAACCAATGCCTGCTCCAACACCACCTACTGCACCAATTGTTTTGGTGCAAAAGGAACCTCAAGTTTCAAACGGTAATTCCAATAAGAAAGCCGTAACCAACGGAGTATCTGGAACATCAACGCCAAAGCCACCGACGAAGggcaaagagaaagagaaagaaaaagatattctTCTTACCCCGCCGCCACTTCCTGGTTCAGGCCTGATGGGATTGGGAGGCAATGATGGTACGGAGACGCGTGCCCCCACGATTGTTCTGGATATCCCCTTGAATGGCGATGTAAATATTTATGTCAATTTCGCTCGTACGGCCGAGGAGAAATATGGCTGGGATGCTTTACACCCCCGATTGGCAGCTCAACGTGATCGGCTCGCAAGGGTTGCAGCAGCAGGTGCAGCCTTGGAGAGAAATGGCTCCAACAAGGAGAGTGGTGATGAAATGTCACTAGATTCTGAAGGAGAGGGTAGTAATGTTGAGATGGGTGGAATGAGTGATGGGCGAGTGGGTACTGATAGTGGTACAAGGAAAGCTAAGGCTGCTCCCAAGAGAAAGACCAAGGAGGATGAGTACGACAAAGACGACGGCTTTGTTGACGATTCGGAGATGATTTGGGAGGAACAAGCTGCCGCTGTAAATGATGGCTTCTTCGTATATTCTGGTCCTCTCGTTCGAGAGGGTGAGAAACCAACACTCGAGAG GGGTGAGGGTCCAGCAAAGAAACCTCGAGTTCGAAAGCCAAAAGCTGCCACTGGCGAGAAAACCACCACAAGTCGTGTCAGTACGGGTGGTAAAGCTGCTGCTACATCAAGCGGAGCGGGTTCTCGTGGTGGGAACACAGCAGCACGTAAAGCTCGTATCACGAAAGCTGATCGTGCACGCATGGAGCAAGAGAAAATTGAACGAGAGCAGATGGGTTCCATGGCTGGTATGCCGGGAGGATATAACACCATACAACTCGCACCGAGTTTGGGAGGAACACCCATGGTTTTTAATCAGTAA
- the Bcspt7 gene encoding Bcspt7, with protein MGGGERGLLSRSGVSGHNSSITNGTSWSPSSSNIMLSQKTYQNKNNTPPRSHTPSIFDATMADSANVQEEESQRTIFKELYRRSEAKLAGLFGGGDAPADANEDHDVSAQNTQLVEDATAMEPAKQAQPPKKPARAIDEDNYDDDDEDDEDEPQDSPSKARSANALLSPSKSGSSPIQSDLSPSKNAEQNKDDAASDQPKTSEDARKKLEEEKKAVEDAAKRSFNTIFYTLENDRIAMLEQQRLEESERQTDAEMNNNGTAGPANNRQAEQHSSLASAEMGASSLTLKNLFARIDAKRDRVQATDLELRALINEVRKNRSKWASEDNVNQEELYEAADKVLSELKAMTEYSAPFLVRVNKREAPDYYNVIKHPMDLGTMTKKLKQHLYRSKSEFVADLDLIWENCLNYNGADKHPLRRNAENMRKEAAKLIPLIPDLVIRPRAEVEAEERRKQNGGDDADESDDEPIMSSRGRGEGGRGVKGHGKARKNTSRREETTPGIDQKPAIQLNGVLGNLNQDGSEVDGSQNGFSTPIPGGSVTPGAMNGVASQVDGMDIDAPSIDGMGMQGFAAENIHEDEEYKIWKQVTKKNRAMVAKDRNRLFKGDRLNPDEPALLRTKAGMRRWLRQRKLDDPNGSNVEGAIEDKKAKQGAETLAEGMEGEEEHFLPDYYDPLSAIPDINPRLQWVEDGDGNLVEQSEEFLRMVPAGHFTAPKSFLTGKVEANMKQMQETRKLCSKIGVIKQMQLQAQMYNNQFPKYEPEPFIETDIEPHVTSDDGPIMSSWVCRAAMQRSVAKLCYHAGFEELQPSALDVITDIAGDFFGKIVKTFGVYREAHKVPAAPGTGSKWQERYSNEEVVLHSLGENGMDIEALESYVKDDVERLGTKLSVMHERMKAHLTDLLRPALQDNSQDGSGAFNEGSEQFVGGDFAAELGEDYFGFKALGLDSEFSMTSLGVPLHLLHTRVRSAYQGPTAAAPQAEIFSQLEPLPPITKESITSQIGLVKNFFLAKLHANDDEPLLEDEELTGKQKPTRPRLGPTGKITSPRKRPLKEQSGNAKKKKKLDNGSAVDSQLSVKTGGGGSPQKGKGEKGKLELPNGNAGSVEESMDGNSPVEKDDGAMIPMSPESIAER; from the exons ATGGGCGGCGGAGAGAGGGGACTTTTGTCTCGCTCTGGGGTATCCGGACACAACTCTTCCATCACAAATGGCACATCATGGTCACCTTCCTCATCGAACATAATGCTTTCCCAAAAGACTTaccaaaataaaaacaatactCCTCCGCGATCGCATACTCCAAGTATATTCGATGCCACAATGGCTGACTCGGCCAACGTACAGGAGGAGGAAAGTCAAAGGacaatatttaaagaattatatcgCCGCAGCGAGGCCAAGTTGGCGGGATtgtttggtggtggagatgCTCCTGCAGATGCCAATGAAGATCATGATGTCTCGGCACAAAATACACAATTGGTCGAGGATGCAACCGCCATGGAACCGGCGAAGCAAGCACAACCACCAAAGAAACCGGCGCGCGCCATAGACGAAGACaattatgatgatgacgacgaggaCGACGAGGATGAACCACAAGATTCCCCCTCAAAGGCAAGAAGCGCGAATGCTCTGTTGTCGCCTTCGAAGTCGGGGAGTTCTCCCATCCAATCTGACTTATCCCCCTCAAAGAACGCGGAACAAAATAAAGATGATGCGGCGAGCGACCAACCTAAAACTTCCGAAGATGCGCGcaagaaattggaagaggagaagaaggccGTCGAGGATGCTGCCAAGCGCAGTTTCAATACCATATTCTATACATTGGAGAATGATCGGATCGCCATGCTGGAACAGCAGCGGCTGGAGGAATCCGAAAGGCAAACGGACGCGGAAATGAACAATAACGGCACTGCTGGACCTGCCAACAATCGACAGGCCGAACAGCATAGTTCCTTGGCCAGTGCCGAGATGGGCGCATCGAGTTTGACCTTGAAGAATCTCTTTGCTCGCATCGACGCCAAGCGTGACAGGGTCCAAGCTACGGATCTAGAGTTGAGAGCCTTGATCAATGAGGTTCGCAAGAATAGAAGTAAATGGGCCAGTGAGGACAATGTTAACCAGGAAGAATTATACGAGGCTGCGGATAAGGTTTTGAGTGAGCTCAAGGCTATGACAGAATACTCGGCTCCTTTTCTTGTCAGAGTAAATAAGCGCGAGGCTCCTGATTATTACAATG TTATCAAGCATCCAATGGACCTCGGTACCATGACTAAGAAGTTGAAGCAACACTTATACAGATCTAAGAGTGAATTTGTTGCCGATCTCGACTTGATATGGGAGAACTGCTTGAATTACAATGGCGCAGATAAACATCCCTTGCGAAGAAATGCGGAAAACATGAGGAAAGAGGCAGCAAAACTTATACCCTTGATTCCAGATCTTGTCATTCGACCTCGGGCAGAAGTAGAAGCAGAGGAACGTCGCAAGCAAAACGGAGGGGATGATGCTGATGAAAGTGATGACGAACCTATTATGTCTTCCAGAGGTCGGGGTGAAGGTGGTCGAGGTGTAAAGGGGCATGGCAAGGCACGCAAGAATACTTCCAGACGTGAAGAAACCACCCCGGGCATCGACCAAAAACCTGCGATTCAACTCAATGGCGTTCTTGGGAACCTCAATCAAGATGGCTCGGAAGTGGATGGTAGTCAGAATGGCTTTTCTACTCCAATCCCGGGTGGTTCAGTAACACCTGGCGCGATGAATGGTGTCGCTAGTCAGGTTGATGGTATGGATATCGATGCCCCTTCAATCGATGGCATGGGTATGCAAGGTTTTGCGGCGGAAAATAttcatgaagatgaagagtatAAAATCTGGAAACAGGTCACCAAGAAAAATCGTGCCATGGTTGCTAAAGATCGCAATCGATTATTCAAAGGTGATAGGTTGAATCCAGACGAACCTGCTCTTCTACGAACCAAGGCCGGAATGAGAAGGTGGCTGCGCCAACGGAAACTAGATGATCCTAATGGCTCAAATGTTGAAGGCGCCATTGAAGACAAGAAAGCGAAACAGGGCGCAGAGACTCTTGCTGAGGGTATGGAGGGCGAAGAAGAACATTTTTTGCCTGATTATTATGATCCGCTATCAGCCATCCCAGATATCAACCCGAGATTACAGTGGGTGGAAGATGGCGATGGTAATCTGGTTGAACAGTCGGAAGAATTTCTTCGAATGGTACCTGCTGGGCATTTTACCGCACCGAAAAGTTTCTTGACTGGCAAGGTTGAAGCCAATATGAAGCAAATGCAAGAAACGAGAAAGTTGTGTTCTAAGATTGGTGTTATAAAGCAAATGCAGTTGCAGGCACAG ATGTATAACAATCAATTTCCCAAGTATGAGCCCGAACCATTCATAGAAACAGATATCGAACCACATGTCACTTCGGATGATGGTCCCATCATGTCTTCTTGGGTTTGTAGAGCTGCAATGCAACGGTCTGTCGCCAAACTTTGCTATCATGCTGGGTTTGAAGAATTGCAACCGTCTGCTTTGGATGTTATAACCGATATTGCTGGAGATTTCTTTGGCAAAATTGTTAAAACCTTTGGTGTTTACCGAGAAGCGCATAAAGTCCCTGCTGCACCTGGCACTGGAAGTAAATGGCAAGAACGTTACAGCAACGAAGAGGTCGTCTTGCATAGTTTGGGTGAGAATGGTATGGATATAGAAGCCTTGGAAAGCTACGTTAAGGATGATGTTGAGCGTCTCGGAACCAAACTTTCAGTCATGCATGAACGCATGAAGGCTCATCTTACAGATCTACTCAGACCCGCTCTGCAAGATAATAGTCAAGATGGATCCGGTGCATTCAACGAAGGCAGTGAACAATTCGTTGGTGGTGATTTTGCAGCAGAACTCGGTGAAGATTACTTCGGTTTCAAGGCCTTGGGTTTGGATAGTGAATTCTCAATGACAAGTCTTGGCGTACCACTCCATTTACTTCATACGAGAGTTCGTAGCGCCTATCAAGGACCCACTGCTGCAGCGCCCCAAGCGGAAATATTCTCACAGCTCGAACCCTTACCACCTATTACAAAGGAAAGCATCACTAGTCAAATCGGCCTGGtcaagaatttcttcctcgCCAAGTTACATGcgaatgatgatgaaccGCTACTAGAAGACGAGGAGCTCACAGGGAAACAAAAACCAACTCGTCCACGTCTGGGTCCGACGGGTAAAATTACAAGTCCCAGAAAGAGACCTCTTAAAGAGCAGAGTGGTaatgcgaagaagaagaagaaattggataATGGATCAGCAGTCGATTCGCAGTTGTCGGTTAAAACGGGTGGGGGTGGAAGTCCGCAAAAGGGTAAGGGTGAGAAGGGCAAGCTAGAATTGCCAAATGGAAATGCGGGGAGCGTGGAGGAGAGTATGGATGGGAATAGTCCGGTGGAGAAAGATGATGGGGCAATGATTCCAATGAGTCCGGAGAGTATTGCGGAGAGGTAA
- the Bcyke2 gene encoding Bcyke2 yields MAEQQQRLQALTEEYQKLQTDLQTSISSRQKLESQQQENKSVQKEFSALSSDSNIYKLVGPVLLKQDKTEAVMAVDGRLEFIEKEIKRVEQAIKDVQDKSDGLKMEIIKLQSETQGAQPQAAA; encoded by the exons ATGGCGGAACAGCAGCAACGTCTCCAAGCTCTCACCGAGGAATATCAGAAGCTCCAAACAG ATCTCCAAACCTCCATTTCTTCCCGCCAAAAGCTCGAATCCCAACAACAAGAAAACAAGAGCGTTCAAAAA GAATTCTCCGCCCTCTCCTCCGACTCCAACATCTACAAGCTCGTTGGCCCGGTCCTCCTAAAGCAAGATAAAACCGAAGCTGTCATGGCCGTTGACGGAAGATTAGAATTTATCGAGAAGGAAAT AAAAAGAGTCGAGCAAGCTATCAAAGACGTACAAGACAAGAGTGACGGCTTAAAGATGGAG ATAATAAAACTCCAATCCGAGACTCAAGGGGCCCAACCCCAAGCCGCAGCCTAA
- the Bcrba50 gene encoding Bcrba50, with product MEFRGERFTVNLSDDEDEIESTSTIPSNNAPSFTSPFVADIKERSTKPPTAPQLKTSTTGFPEHKKRVRVSAFKKQRAGNANDSAADNPNAAVADSPNAFGVPPSQGRPTGAEKAATQEDDFSIEKERKRIDEENKMRIASMSKEEIEQEQEDLLATLDPSLIQRLLKRANFDDGRGDTGIDPPSLTQSLNNGENKTIPPEDKEQATPAPKPEGKPVAPQKSVRFEEDEEPTKPIDLKPASEPASSVPEIPQPSIHFPTASAVPDLDPNDPSFLENLHQKYYPSLPADPSKLAWMAPIPTHGSVADQESPYYPAADALAASALRFDFRGGLLPPRIARAMPITKGLHHHGEAPEAAGYTIPELARLARSAFPAQRCIAFQTLGRFLYRLGRGEWGDPGTEMPKGLWRIVEEGKVVQTLEEAANTEGGHQGSKAYAIEALWLWQKGGGHIWKAD from the coding sequence ATGGAGTTTCGTGGCGAGAGATTCACGGTGAATCTTtccgatgatgaggatgaaatcGAATCAACTTCCACGATTCCATCGAACAATGCCCCTTCATTTACTTCGCCCTTCGTCGCAGATATTAAAGAACGCTCTACAAAACCGCCAACAGCTCCTCAGTTAAAAACTTCAACAACCGGTTTTCCCGAACATAAAAAAAGAGTACGAGTGTCCGCATTCAAAAAACAGAGGGCGGGCAATGCAAACGATTCGGCGGCAGACAATCCAAATGCAGCGGTAGCAGATTCTCCCAATGCTTTCGGAGTTCCACCTTCTCAGGGACGTCCAACAGGCGCAGAGAAGGCAGCTACGCAGGAGGACGATTTTAGTATcgaaaaagagaggaagagaatagaCGAGGAGAATAAAATGAGAATAGCCTCTATGTcaaaggaagagattgagCAGGAACAAGAAGACTTACTCGCTACTTTAGATCCTTCTTTGATCCAACGACTTTTGAAGCGAGCCAATTTTGATGACGGACGTGGAGATACCGGAATCGATCCTCCATCTCTGACCCAATCTCTAAATAACGGTGAGAACAAAACTATACCCCCGGAAGATAAAGAGCAAGCCACCCCCGCACCCAAACCAGAAGGAAAGCCGGTTGCGCCTCAAAAGTCTGTGaggtttgaagaagatgaagagcCGACAAAACCCATTGATTTAAAACCAGCATCAGAGCCTGCTTCGAGCGTCCCTGAAATTCCTCAACCATCTATACATTTCCCTACTGCTTCCGCTGTTCCCGACTTAGACCCGAACGACCCTTCGTTTCTCGAAAATCTACACCAGAAGTATTATCCATCACTTCCCGCGGATCCTTCAAAGCTTGCTTGGATGGCACCAATACCCACACATGGTTCGGTAGCGGACCAAGAATCTCCTTATTATCCAGCAGCGGACGCTTTGGCAGCTTCAGCTCTTCGATTTGATTTTAGAGGAGGCTTGTTGCCACCCAGAATTGCAAGGGCCATGCCAATTACAAAAGGTTTACATCATCATGGTGAGGCTCCTGAAGCTGCTGGGTATACAATTCCGGAATTGGCAAGATTGGCTCGCTCTGCATTTCCAGCTCAAAGGTGTATTGCATTCCAGACCCTGGGGAGGTTTCTATACAGGCTAGGCAGAGGTGAATGGGGAGACCCGGGTACTGAGATGCCGAAGGGTCTATGGAGAATCGTGGAAGAGGGTAAAGTTGTTCAGACTCTTGAGGAGGCTGCTAATACCGAGGGGGGGCACCAAGGCAGCAAAGCCTACGCGATAGAAGCTTTATGGCTTTGGCAGAAAGGTGGTGGACACATTTGGAAAGCTGATTGA
- the Bcvps4 gene encoding Bcvps4, with product MSNTDFLGRAIDVVKKAIEADTAAEYDKAYQLYYQSLELFMLALKWEKNAKSKEMIRAKAGEYMERAEKLKTHLADAEGKRKKPSMMGANGSSTGGKANEEEGDPESKKLRSALQGAILQDKPNIKWEDVAGLEAAKEALKEAVILPIKFPHLFTGKRQPWKGILLYGPPGTGKSYLAKAVATEANSTFFSVSSSDLVSKWMGESERLVKQLFTMARENKPSIIFIDEVDALCGPRGEGESEASRRIKTEMLVQMDGVGRDSRGVLVLGATNIPWQLDAAIRRRFQRRVHISLPDLPARTKMFEISVGTTPCELVASDYRKLGELSEGYSGSDISIAVQDALMQPVRKIQTATHYKKVMSDGIEKLTPCSPGDAGAMEMSWTEVDSDKLLEPPLQVKDFIKAIKGARPTVSQEDIQRSTDWTNEFGSEGA from the exons ATGTCGAACACCGATTTCCTTGGGCGGGCCATAGACGTGGTTAAGAAAGCCATCGAAGCCGACACCGCAGCGGAATACGATAAAGCATATCAACTCTACTACCAATCTCTTGAACTCTTCATGCTCGCTCTCAAATGGGAGAAAAATGCCAAATCCAAGGAAATGATCCGCGCCAAAGCCGGCGAATACATGGAGCGAGCtgaaaaattaaaaacaCATCTTGCAGATGCGGAAGGCAAACGAAAAAAACCCAGTATGATGGGAGCGAATGGGAGTTCGACGGGAGGAAAAGCAAACGAGGAGGAAGGGGATCCAGAAAGCAAAAAATTGAGAAGTGCATTGCAAGGAGCCATTCTACAGGATAAACCAAATATCAAGTGGGAGGATGTAGCGGGCTTGGAGGCCGCAAAGGAGGCGCTCAAGGAGGCTGTCATTTTGCCAATTAAGTTTCCGCATTTGTTCACGGGAAAAAGACAACCTTGGAAGGGTATTCTGCTTTATGGACCACCGGGAACAGGAAAGAGTTATTTGGCCAAGGCAGTAGCTACAGAAGCAAACAGTACGTTCTTCAGTGTGAGCAGTTCGGATTTGGTCAGTAAGTGGATGGGAGAGAGTGAAAG ATTAGTCAAGCAACTATTTACCATGGCTCGCGAAAACAAACCCtctatcatcttcatcgacGAAGTAGACGCTCTCTGCGGGCccagaggagaaggagaatcAGAAGCCTCGAGACGTATCAAAACCGAAATGCTTGTCCAAATGGATGGTGTAGGAAGAGACAGCCGAGGCGTATTAGTTCTAGGTGCTACCAATATTCCCTGGCAACTAGATGCTGCCATTCGACGTCGTTTTCAACGCCGTGTTCATATTTCCCTTCCGGACTTACCCGCACGAACTAAAATGTTCGAGATCAGTGTCGGAACTACTCCTTGTGAATTGGTGGCCTCTGATTATAGAAAGTTGGGAGAACTGAGTGAGGGCTACTCGGGAAGTGATATCAGTATTGCGGTTCAAGATGCTTTGATGCAACCTGTACGGAAAATTCAAACGGCTACACATTACAAAAAG GTCATGTCTGATGGCATAGAAAAACTAACTCCCTGCTCCCCTGGCGACGCAGGCGCTATGGAAATGTCCTGGACAGAAGTCGATTCGGATAAGCTTCTCGAGCCACCTCTCCAAGTAAAAGATTTCATCAAAGCTATCAAGGGGGCTAGACCTACCGTTTCTCAAGAAGATATCCAAAGGAGCACGGATTGGACCAATGAGTTTGGTAGTGAAGGTGCTTGA